The proteins below come from a single Stutzerimonas stutzeri RCH2 genomic window:
- the gmd gene encoding GDP-mannose 4,6-dehydratase, with amino-acid sequence MRKALITGITGQDGSYLAELLLEKGYEVHGIKRRASLFNTQRVDHLYQDPHVNNRNFVLHYGDLSDSSNLTRIIQEVQPDEVYNLGAQSHVAVSFESPEYTADVDAMGTLRLLEAIRLLGLEKKTRFYQASTSELYGLVQEIPQKETTPFYPRSPYAVAKLYAYWITVNYREAYGMYACNGILFNHESPRRGETFVTRKITRGLANIAQGLEQCLYMGNLDALRDWGHAKDYVRMQWMMLQQEQPEDFVIATGVQYSVREFIRWSAAELGITLKFEGQGVEELAIIEAIEGEKAPALKVGDVVVRVDPRYFRPAEVETLLGDPTKAKDKLGWVPEITVQEMCAEMVREDLTAARRHALLKQHGHDIPVPMEN; translated from the coding sequence ATGAGAAAAGCACTTATAACCGGTATTACTGGTCAAGACGGTTCCTATCTAGCCGAACTTCTGTTAGAGAAGGGCTATGAGGTTCATGGCATCAAGCGTCGCGCTTCGCTGTTCAATACGCAGCGAGTCGATCATCTTTATCAAGATCCGCATGTCAATAACCGAAACTTTGTGCTCCACTATGGCGATCTCAGTGATTCGTCCAACCTGACGCGAATCATCCAGGAGGTGCAGCCCGATGAGGTGTACAACCTGGGTGCCCAGTCCCATGTTGCCGTGAGCTTCGAATCCCCCGAGTACACGGCCGATGTCGATGCTATGGGCACGCTCCGCTTGCTGGAGGCCATTCGGCTGCTGGGCCTGGAGAAGAAGACGCGTTTCTACCAGGCATCTACGTCGGAGCTGTATGGCCTTGTGCAGGAAATCCCGCAGAAGGAAACCACCCCGTTCTACCCGCGTTCGCCCTATGCAGTGGCTAAGCTGTACGCCTACTGGATCACCGTGAACTACCGCGAGGCCTACGGCATGTATGCCTGCAACGGCATTCTGTTCAACCACGAGTCGCCGCGCCGCGGCGAAACCTTCGTGACCCGCAAGATCACCCGCGGCCTGGCCAATATCGCCCAGGGCCTGGAGCAGTGCCTGTACATGGGCAACCTGGACGCACTGCGCGACTGGGGCCACGCCAAGGACTACGTGCGCATGCAGTGGATGATGCTGCAGCAGGAGCAGCCGGAGGACTTCGTGATCGCCACCGGCGTGCAGTACTCGGTACGCGAGTTCATCCGCTGGTCGGCGGCCGAGCTGGGCATCACCCTGAAGTTCGAAGGCCAGGGCGTGGAGGAGCTCGCCATCATCGAGGCTATCGAGGGCGAAAAAGCTCCGGCGCTTAAGGTTGGCGATGTGGTCGTGCGCGTCGATCCGCGTTATTTCCGCCCTGCGGAAGTGGAAACACTGCTTGGCGATCCGACTAAGGCGAAAGATAAGCTTGGCTGGGTGCCGGAAATTACAGTCCAGGAGATGTGTGCCGAGATGGTTCGCGAGGATCTCACCGCGGCGCGCCGCCATGCCTTGCTCAAGCAGCATGGTCATGACATACCGGTACCAATGGAGAACTGA
- a CDS encoding GDP-mannose mannosyl hydrolase — MWLDEDAFRGVVASTPLVSIDLVVQNEHGELLLGHRLNRPAQGFWFVPGGRIQKNETLDEAFRRLTSGELGSAFDRASAGLLGIYEHFYADSVFGTAEDGIDTHYIVLAYHLLLPIGHVLTLPIEQHSAYRWWSITEVEASAKVHGNSRAYLDALRMHMREGK; from the coding sequence ATGTGGCTAGACGAGGATGCTTTTCGGGGCGTAGTGGCTTCTACTCCGTTGGTTTCCATTGATCTTGTTGTTCAGAACGAGCATGGCGAGCTGCTTCTCGGCCATCGCCTGAATCGTCCGGCTCAGGGCTTCTGGTTCGTGCCAGGTGGTCGTATCCAGAAGAACGAGACTCTCGATGAAGCGTTCCGACGTCTCACTTCTGGCGAGCTGGGAAGTGCTTTCGACCGTGCTTCTGCGGGACTGCTTGGCATATATGAGCATTTCTATGCAGATAGCGTTTTTGGTACGGCCGAGGATGGCATTGATACCCACTATATAGTGCTTGCCTATCACTTGCTGCTGCCTATTGGTCACGTCCTCACGCTGCCAATTGAGCAGCACAGCGCTTATCGCTGGTGGTCAATCACTGAAGTTGAGGCCAGCGCCAAGGTGCACGGCAATTCACGTGCATATCTAGACGCGCTGCGTATGCATATGCGTGAAGGAAAATGA
- the fcl gene encoding GDP-L-fucose synthase — translation MARDLNQTIFVAGHRGMVGSAIVRRLRALGYDNILTTGRDELNLLDQQAVHAWFQSHAINQVYLAAAKVGGIHANNTFPADFIYENLMIEANIIHAAHIHGVQKLLFLGSSCIYPKHAEQPMREESLLTATLEPTNEPYAIAKIAGIKLCESYNRQHVRDYRSVMPTNLYGPHDNFHPDNSHVIPALLRRFHEAVQRGDKEVVIWGSGKAMREFLHVDDMAAASVHVMELDQAAYQAATQPMLSHINVGTGVDCTIRTLAETIASVTGFKGQLIFDSNKPDGAPRKLMDASRLKSLGWEASITLEDGLRSAYGWYVSNVEQARSQ, via the coding sequence GTGGCCCGTGATCTGAACCAGACCATATTTGTGGCCGGCCATCGCGGCATGGTTGGCTCGGCGATTGTCCGCCGTCTTCGGGCATTGGGGTACGACAATATCCTGACTACCGGGCGGGACGAGCTCAATCTGCTCGATCAGCAGGCAGTGCACGCCTGGTTTCAGTCCCATGCGATCAATCAGGTTTATCTAGCCGCGGCCAAGGTCGGTGGCATACACGCCAACAATACCTTCCCGGCTGATTTCATCTACGAAAATCTGATGATCGAAGCCAACATCATCCATGCGGCGCACATCCATGGCGTGCAGAAGCTGTTGTTCCTCGGCTCTTCATGCATTTACCCCAAGCACGCCGAGCAACCGATGAGAGAGGAGTCGTTACTGACCGCTACTCTCGAACCGACCAACGAGCCGTATGCTATCGCCAAGATTGCCGGTATCAAGCTCTGCGAAAGCTACAACCGACAACATGTGCGCGACTACCGCAGCGTCATGCCGACCAACCTATATGGCCCGCATGACAACTTCCATCCCGATAACAGTCATGTGATTCCCGCATTGCTACGGCGTTTCCACGAAGCTGTTCAGCGCGGCGACAAAGAAGTGGTGATTTGGGGAAGTGGTAAGGCGATGCGTGAGTTCTTGCATGTCGATGATATGGCTGCAGCCAGCGTCCACGTCATGGAGCTTGATCAGGCCGCTTACCAGGCTGCAACGCAACCAATGCTTTCGCACATTAATGTTGGTACCGGCGTGGATTGCACTATTCGGACGCTGGCGGAAACCATCGCCAGCGTCACCGGCTTCAAGGGACAGCTGATATTCGACAGCAACAAGCCGGACGGTGCGCCTCGCAAGCTCATGGATGCCTCTCGCCTCAAGAGCCTCGGTTGGGAGGCCAGCATCACGCTGGAAGACGGTTTGCGTAGCGCCTATGGATGGTATGTCTCGAATGTCGAACAGGCACGGTCGCAGTGA